One stretch of Sulfuricystis multivorans DNA includes these proteins:
- a CDS encoding c-type cytochrome — protein sequence MMQNCFARRLALAGLVVIPTIALAMGSTPKAADEEAANLRIQPVAKVKLAPLSAAGAAKGSRSGEELYKAVCSACHEAGVAGAPKAGDKAAWGPRIAQGYDALVASAKAGKGAMPPKGGSDATDEELARAVAYLANKAGANF from the coding sequence ATGATGCAAAATTGTTTTGCTCGACGGCTGGCGCTTGCCGGTCTTGTTGTGATTCCTACCATCGCCCTAGCGATGGGCAGCACCCCCAAAGCCGCCGATGAGGAAGCCGCGAACCTGCGCATCCAACCGGTCGCCAAGGTCAAACTCGCGCCATTGTCTGCTGCAGGTGCGGCAAAAGGCAGCCGCAGCGGTGAAGAGCTCTACAAGGCCGTTTGCAGCGCCTGTCACGAAGCCGGCGTCGCTGGCGCCCCCAAGGCGGGCGACAAGGCTGCCTGGGGGCCGCGTATTGCACAAGGCTACGATGCGCTCGTCGCCTCTGCGAAGGCCGGCAAGGGTGCGATGCCGCCCAAGGGGGGCTCCGACGCGACGGATGAAGAGCTCGCCCGCGCGGTGGCATACCTCGCCAACAAGGCAGGCGCCAACTTCTAG